Proteins co-encoded in one Streptomyces roseochromogenus subsp. oscitans DS 12.976 genomic window:
- a CDS encoding FadR/GntR family transcriptional regulator, with protein MPLDALRPSSLVDQATQRLREEITSGTWAVGTKLPGETALASTLGVGRSTVREALRALAGAGLVQARQGAGVFVTATTPREDWPTRLRQSAITDIYEVRAMLEVEAAQLAAQRRTPDDVIALNDAMDRRRHAAAGTNAEFVDADISLHAAVVAAAHNPVLTGLFTEFLPSLRKGLVDLLELAGLRAADPHDGEDSHAALVDAVARGDADAAGDILRTELEQTLARLKAV; from the coding sequence ATGCCACTAGACGCACTGCGCCCCAGCTCCCTGGTCGACCAGGCCACCCAGCGCCTCCGCGAGGAGATCACCTCCGGGACCTGGGCGGTGGGCACCAAACTCCCGGGCGAAACCGCCCTCGCCAGCACGCTCGGCGTAGGCCGTTCGACCGTGCGCGAAGCCCTCCGCGCCCTCGCCGGCGCGGGGTTGGTGCAGGCGAGGCAGGGCGCAGGCGTGTTCGTCACCGCCACCACCCCGCGGGAGGACTGGCCCACTCGGTTGCGGCAGTCCGCCATCACCGACATCTACGAAGTCCGCGCCATGCTGGAAGTCGAGGCCGCGCAGCTCGCCGCACAGCGCCGCACGCCCGACGACGTCATCGCGCTCAACGACGCGATGGACCGCCGCCGCCACGCCGCCGCCGGTACCAACGCCGAGTTCGTGGACGCGGACATCAGCCTGCACGCCGCCGTCGTCGCCGCCGCACACAACCCTGTACTGACAGGCCTGTTCACCGAGTTCCTGCCGTCACTGCGCAAGGGCCTGGTCGACCTTCTGGAACTCGCCGGCCTGCGCGCCGCCGACCCCCACGACGGTGAGGACTCCCACGCGGCACTCGTCGACGCCGTGGCGCGTGGCGACGCGGACGCCGCCGGAGACATCCTGCGTACGGAACTTGAGCAGACTCTCGCGCGCCTCAAGGCCGTCTGA
- a CDS encoding NAD(P)/FAD-dependent oxidoreductase: PVLTAVGPGGPETIEARAVVLATGARERPRTARLVPGTRPAGVYTTGELQQAVHLFGQDVGARAVVVGAEDVSYAAAATVRAAGAEVVALVTEHPRAQTGRARARAARLCQGIPLLTDTTVAELLGRGRLSGVRVRHRDGRTAVLVCDTVVFTGDFVPDHELARRGGLALDPGTRGPAVDGALHTSRPGVFAAGNVVHAVERAGTAAGEGAGVAGAVLDFLAGKPWPEPGLPLAVEAPLRWIAPNRITPAAPPARYVLRTSTPLTRPVLRIHQDGRLLHSERPGLGAALPNRPLTLTARWTGRVDPKGGEVRVSLA; this comes from the coding sequence TCCGGTGCTCACCGCCGTAGGCCCCGGCGGCCCGGAGACGATCGAGGCGCGGGCCGTCGTGCTGGCCACCGGTGCCCGGGAACGGCCGCGCACCGCCCGGCTGGTGCCCGGCACCCGCCCCGCCGGTGTCTACACCACCGGTGAACTCCAGCAGGCGGTCCACCTGTTCGGGCAGGACGTCGGCGCCCGCGCGGTCGTCGTCGGCGCCGAGGATGTCTCCTACGCGGCGGCCGCCACCGTGCGCGCGGCCGGTGCCGAGGTCGTCGCCCTGGTCACGGAACACCCGCGGGCCCAGACCGGCCGGGCCCGCGCCCGGGCGGCCCGGCTGTGCCAGGGCATTCCCCTGCTCACGGACACCACGGTCGCCGAACTCCTCGGCCGGGGACGCCTGTCCGGCGTCCGTGTCCGGCACCGCGACGGCCGTACGGCCGTACTGGTCTGCGACACCGTCGTCTTCACCGGCGACTTCGTCCCGGACCACGAACTCGCCCGCCGCGGCGGCCTCGCCCTGGACCCCGGCACCCGTGGTCCGGCCGTCGACGGCGCCCTGCACACCTCGCGCCCGGGAGTCTTCGCCGCCGGGAACGTCGTGCACGCCGTCGAGCGCGCCGGCACGGCGGCCGGTGAGGGGGCCGGGGTGGCCGGTGCCGTCCTGGACTTCCTGGCGGGCAAGCCCTGGCCGGAGCCCGGACTCCCGCTCGCCGTCGAGGCCCCGCTGCGCTGGATCGCCCCGAACCGCATCACCCCGGCCGCCCCGCCCGCCCGCTACGTCCTGCGCACCAGCACCCCGCTGACCCGCCCGGTCCTCCGGATCCACCAGGACGGCCGCCTCCTGCACAGCGAGCGCCCTGGCCTAGGCGCCGCGCTGCCGAACCGCCCCCTGACCCTCACCGCCCGCTGGACGGGCCGCGTCGACCCCAAGGGCGGCGAGGTGCGGGTGAGCTTGGCCTGA
- a CDS encoding FAD-binding protein, translating to MTEPGTTGPGTTGPGTTGPGTTGPGTTGPRSERATSRFVDVLVVGAGPAGLAAAARLAATGAGRVAVLEREQQAGGVPRHCAHGGFGTWTRPLTGPRYARLLTEAAERAGAVIRTWMTVLDWAGT from the coding sequence ATGACGGAACCGGGTACGACGGGACCGGGTACGACCGGACCGGGAACGACGGGACCGGGTACGACGGGACCGGGTACGACGGGACCGAGATCGGAGAGGGCGACTTCTCGTTTTGTCGACGTCCTCGTCGTCGGCGCCGGTCCGGCCGGACTCGCCGCCGCCGCGCGGCTGGCCGCCACCGGCGCCGGGCGGGTGGCGGTGCTGGAGCGGGAGCAGCAGGCCGGCGGGGTACCACGGCACTGCGCGCACGGGGGCTTCGGCACCTGGACCCGCCCGCTGACCGGCCCGCGGTACGCCCGTCTGCTGACGGAGGCCGCCGAGCGGGCCGGCGCGGTGATCCGGACCTGGATGACGGTTCTGGACTGGGCGGGGACG
- a CDS encoding FAD-dependent oxidoreductase — MTVTVTAAGPLPSRMYDVVIAGAGVVGCALARELSRHPRLSVALVEAQDDVGQGTSKANTAILHTGFDAAPGTLEARLVREGCDRLGAYAAESGIPVERVGALLVAWDEEQLAALPRLAEKAERNGYHETRPLGPGELYAREPHLGPGALGALHVPGESVICPWTTTLAHATQAVRAGVDLHLNAKVIRVSWENDSHRLLTSRGPLHARRLVNAAGLHADTVDRLLGHEDFTVTPRRGQLLVYDKLARPLVRHILLPVPTALGKGVLVAPTVYGNVLLGPTAEDLDDKRATGSTADGLAGLRDQGRRILPALVDEEVTAVYAGLRAATGQEDYRIAAHPERGYVTVGGIRSTGLTASMAIAAHVTGLLAGTGLDLGPLREPEPVTMPNLGEAFPRPYQRPELIAADPEYGTLVCHCERVSRGEIRDALAATIPPRTLGGLRRRTRARAGRCQGFFCGAAVRELFERGRP, encoded by the coding sequence ATGACCGTCACCGTCACCGCGGCAGGCCCGCTGCCCTCACGGATGTACGACGTGGTGATCGCCGGCGCCGGCGTCGTCGGCTGCGCACTCGCCCGTGAACTCTCCCGGCACCCCCGCCTGAGCGTCGCCCTGGTCGAGGCCCAGGACGACGTCGGCCAGGGCACCTCCAAGGCCAACACGGCGATCCTGCACACCGGTTTCGACGCGGCACCCGGCACCCTGGAGGCCCGCCTGGTCCGCGAGGGCTGCGACCGGCTCGGCGCCTACGCAGCCGAGTCCGGCATCCCGGTAGAACGCGTCGGCGCCCTGCTGGTCGCCTGGGACGAGGAGCAGCTGGCCGCACTGCCCAGGCTGGCCGAGAAGGCCGAACGCAACGGCTACCACGAGACACGCCCGCTGGGCCCCGGCGAACTGTACGCCCGTGAACCCCACCTCGGCCCCGGAGCACTCGGCGCCCTCCACGTGCCCGGCGAGAGCGTCATCTGCCCCTGGACGACAACCCTGGCGCACGCCACCCAGGCGGTCCGCGCCGGAGTGGATCTGCACCTCAACGCCAAGGTGATCCGGGTGAGTTGGGAGAACGACAGCCACCGGCTGCTCACCTCCCGCGGCCCCCTGCACGCCCGCCGCCTGGTCAACGCGGCCGGACTGCACGCCGACACCGTCGACCGGCTGCTCGGTCACGAGGACTTCACCGTCACCCCGCGCCGCGGCCAGCTCCTCGTGTACGACAAGCTCGCCCGCCCCCTCGTCCGGCACATCCTCCTGCCCGTCCCGACCGCGCTCGGCAAGGGTGTCCTGGTGGCCCCCACCGTCTATGGCAACGTCCTGCTCGGCCCCACCGCCGAGGACCTGGACGACAAGCGGGCCACCGGCTCGACCGCCGACGGCCTCGCCGGACTGCGGGACCAGGGCCGCCGTATCCTGCCCGCCCTCGTCGACGAGGAGGTCACCGCCGTCTACGCCGGGCTGCGCGCGGCCACCGGGCAGGAGGACTACCGCATCGCCGCCCACCCCGAACGCGGGTACGTGACCGTCGGCGGGATCCGCTCCACCGGTCTGACCGCCTCGATGGCCATCGCCGCCCATGTCACCGGCCTGCTGGCCGGCACCGGGCTCGACCTCGGCCCGCTGCGTGAGCCGGAGCCGGTGACCATGCCCAACCTGGGCGAGGCCTTCCCGCGCCCCTACCAGCGGCCCGAACTCATCGCCGCCGACCCCGAGTACGGCACCCTCGTCTGCCACTGCGAGCGCGTCTCCCGCGGCGAGATCCGCGACGCCCTCGCCGCCACGATCCCGCCCCGCACCCTGGGGGGCCTACGCCGGCGCACCCGTGCCCGAGCGGGCCGCTGCCAGGGGTTCTTCTGCGGTGCGGCGGTGCGGGAGCTGTTCGAGAGGGGGCGACCATGA
- a CDS encoding aminoacyl--tRNA ligase-related protein: MTATLSGVHADDGLPALDPAPTRLAETLDRLCTDWAQATGATPLTVPPLLRVEDLARLGVYENFPQLALVSSSLNVEDTSSGCLAQQAAAGRFTPKALHSAQLALPSSACYGVYLHYQGRQLDEAGALVTVLGQCYRNEDHYDGLRRLKAFRMREVICLGTAEQAAAHLEHSSQFIERLTAAIGLPVRRHAASDPFYDQNGDRAAFQRVVTVKHEYHYGGMAIASVNTHHKFFGERCDITVPGEDVSASTSCVGFGIERWLHALADHFGDWSHAQAAVEKAARSISS; the protein is encoded by the coding sequence GTGACCGCCACCCTGTCCGGCGTGCACGCCGATGACGGCCTGCCCGCGCTCGATCCGGCACCCACGCGCCTCGCGGAAACCCTCGATCGTCTCTGCACCGACTGGGCACAGGCAACCGGAGCCACACCGTTGACGGTTCCCCCGCTGCTCCGGGTCGAAGACCTCGCGCGGCTGGGCGTGTACGAGAACTTCCCGCAGCTCGCCCTGGTCTCCTCCTCGCTCAACGTGGAGGACACCTCGTCCGGGTGTCTTGCACAGCAGGCGGCTGCCGGGCGATTCACCCCGAAGGCCCTGCACTCTGCGCAACTCGCCTTGCCGTCCAGCGCCTGCTACGGCGTCTACCTGCACTACCAGGGCCGTCAACTCGACGAGGCCGGCGCGCTGGTGACGGTGCTCGGCCAGTGCTACCGCAACGAAGACCACTACGACGGCTTGCGGCGCCTGAAGGCGTTCCGTATGCGAGAGGTCATCTGCCTGGGCACGGCGGAGCAGGCCGCCGCGCACCTGGAGCACTCCTCCCAGTTCATCGAACGCCTCACCGCAGCCATCGGACTGCCGGTGCGGCGGCATGCCGCCTCCGATCCCTTCTACGACCAGAACGGTGACCGCGCCGCGTTCCAGCGGGTGGTGACGGTCAAACACGAGTACCACTACGGGGGCATGGCGATCGCCTCGGTGAACACGCACCACAAGTTCTTCGGCGAGCGTTGCGACATCACTGTTCCCGGGGAGGATGTCTCCGCCTCGACCAGCTGTGTCGGGTTCGGGATCGAACGCTGGCTCCACGCCCTGGCGGACCACTTCGGTGACTGGAGCCACGCTCAGGCGGCCGTGGAGAAAGCAGCCCGCAGCATCAGCTCGTAG
- a CDS encoding FGGY family carbohydrate kinase — MTGPVLAVDQGTSGTKALVVCPERGVLGSGFAEVRPRYLPGGMAEVDPAELYGSVVAAGRQALAAAGVDVVALGLANQGETVLAWDPADGRPLTDALVWQDRRAETVCAELVAHAEELRQLTGLPLDPYFAAPKMAWIRRHRTREGVVTTSDAWLVHRLTGAYATDAATAGRTQLLDLDRAQWSPRALEVYGLSEERLPQVTDNAQHIGTTTAFGHEIPLTGLAVDQQAALLAQRITAPGAAKCTYGTGAFLLAHTGDRPRRGTSGLVSCVAWRLAGNTGYCLDGQVYTVASAVRWLTDLGIISSAADLDPVGGSVPDSGGVTFVPALAGLAAPWWRGEVRGSLTGLGLDTGPGHLVRALCEGVAAQVAELADAAAADLGAPLETLRVDGGLTRSTLLMQTQADLLQRPVEVSALPDATALGAAALARLGADPALGVEQALPDWKPAAVYEPRISADQAAERRARFRTAVAALLD, encoded by the coding sequence ATGACCGGTCCGGTGCTCGCCGTCGATCAGGGCACGTCCGGCACCAAGGCCCTCGTCGTGTGCCCGGAACGCGGCGTGCTGGGCTCCGGCTTCGCCGAGGTCCGCCCCCGGTATCTGCCCGGCGGAATGGCCGAGGTGGACCCGGCCGAGCTGTACGGCTCCGTGGTCGCCGCCGGCCGGCAGGCGCTCGCCGCGGCCGGCGTGGACGTCGTGGCGCTGGGCCTGGCCAACCAGGGTGAGACCGTCCTCGCCTGGGACCCGGCCGACGGCCGCCCGCTCACCGACGCCCTGGTGTGGCAGGACCGGCGCGCCGAGACCGTCTGCGCCGAACTCGTCGCACACGCCGAGGAGTTGCGGCAGCTGACCGGACTGCCTCTCGACCCGTACTTCGCCGCGCCCAAGATGGCCTGGATCCGCCGCCACCGCACCCGCGAGGGCGTCGTCACCACCTCCGACGCCTGGCTGGTCCACCGCCTCACCGGCGCCTACGCCACCGACGCCGCGACCGCCGGCCGTACCCAGCTCCTCGACCTGGACCGCGCGCAGTGGTCGCCGCGGGCGCTGGAGGTGTACGGCCTGTCCGAGGAACGGCTTCCGCAGGTGACCGACAACGCCCAGCACATCGGCACGACCACGGCGTTCGGCCACGAGATCCCGCTCACCGGTCTGGCCGTGGACCAGCAGGCAGCCCTGCTCGCCCAGCGCATCACCGCACCCGGCGCCGCCAAGTGCACGTACGGCACCGGCGCGTTCCTGCTCGCGCACACCGGCGACCGCCCCCGGCGCGGCACCTCCGGCCTGGTCAGCTGCGTGGCCTGGCGGCTCGCCGGAAACACCGGCTACTGCCTGGACGGCCAGGTCTACACCGTCGCCTCCGCCGTCCGCTGGCTCACCGACCTCGGGATCATCTCCTCCGCCGCCGACCTCGACCCCGTCGGCGGCTCCGTCCCCGACAGCGGCGGCGTCACCTTCGTACCCGCCCTCGCCGGACTCGCCGCCCCCTGGTGGCGCGGCGAGGTACGCGGCTCGCTCACCGGACTCGGCCTCGACACCGGCCCCGGCCATCTGGTGCGCGCCCTGTGCGAGGGCGTCGCCGCCCAGGTCGCCGAACTCGCCGACGCAGCCGCCGCCGACCTCGGCGCACCGCTGGAAACGCTCCGTGTCGACGGCGGCCTGACCCGCTCGACGCTGCTCATGCAGACCCAGGCCGACCTGCTGCAACGCCCCGTCGAGGTATCCGCGCTGCCCGACGCGACCGCACTCGGCGCGGCCGCCCTCGCCCGCCTGGGCGCGGACCCCGCGCTGGGTGTCGAACAGGCCCTGCCCGACTGGAAGCCCGCCGCCGTGTACGAACCCCGCATCAGCGCCGACCAGGCCGCCGAACGCCGCGCCCGCTTCCGCACCGCCGTCGCGGCCCTGCTCGACTGA
- the leuA gene encoding 2-isopropylmalate synthase, producing the protein MPHHRYQPAHDRVDVPLADAEREWPSRRIETAPLWVPVDLRDGNQALPEPMDTARKRRMFDLLCAMGFKEIEVAYPSASQTDFDFVRHLATSGAVAQDVTVSVFTPARPELIDRTIDSVAGLPRVLVHMYTPSAPTWRNVVLGRDRADLKKMILDAAGHLMHRAEQKLAGADVRFEFSPEVFNLTEPDFALDVCNSVTSLWDASPDRPVVINLPATVEISTPNVYADQIEYMHKHLDRRDAVILSVHPHNDRGTGVACAELAVLAGAQRVEGCLFGNGERTGNVDLVTLVLNLYTQGVNPMIDLSDIDAVRQVVEECIRIPVHVRHPYAGDLVHTAFSGTHQDAISKGLVRHAQEAEDLDVPASEAPWKVPYLPIDPADIGRTYEEVIRVNSQSGKGGIAHLLHAGQGLDLPQAMRPDFYRTVQQVTDDTGQELSGEELWKLFHAAYLAPVHDGPYVLDGWTTRQDGVEHEFTATVVSPDARTPVRGIGNGPLAALTNALVQAGVTVDILTYSEHATATGPDAPAAAYAYCRTAGQDVWGAGWDTSILTASVQAVMAAVNRAHGAARD; encoded by the coding sequence ATGCCGCACCACCGCTATCAGCCCGCGCACGACCGCGTCGACGTCCCCCTGGCGGACGCCGAACGGGAGTGGCCGTCACGCAGGATCGAGACGGCGCCTCTGTGGGTGCCGGTCGACCTGCGGGACGGCAACCAGGCACTCCCTGAGCCGATGGACACCGCGCGCAAGCGCCGCATGTTCGACCTGCTGTGCGCGATGGGCTTCAAGGAGATCGAGGTCGCATACCCTTCGGCCAGCCAGACCGATTTTGACTTTGTGCGCCACCTGGCCACCAGCGGCGCTGTGGCGCAGGACGTCACCGTCTCGGTGTTCACCCCGGCCCGCCCCGAGCTGATCGACCGCACCATCGACTCGGTGGCCGGGCTGCCCCGGGTCCTGGTGCACATGTACACGCCCTCCGCGCCCACCTGGCGGAACGTGGTACTGGGCCGCGACCGCGCCGACCTCAAGAAGATGATCCTGGATGCCGCGGGGCATCTGATGCACCGCGCGGAGCAGAAGCTGGCGGGAGCCGACGTCAGGTTCGAGTTCTCCCCCGAGGTCTTCAACCTCACCGAGCCGGACTTCGCTCTCGACGTGTGCAACAGCGTCACCAGTCTGTGGGACGCCTCCCCGGACCGCCCTGTGGTGATCAACCTCCCCGCAACGGTGGAGATCTCCACCCCCAACGTCTACGCGGACCAGATCGAGTACATGCACAAGCATCTGGACCGACGCGACGCGGTGATCCTTTCCGTGCACCCGCACAATGACCGTGGCACCGGCGTCGCCTGTGCCGAACTCGCCGTGCTGGCCGGGGCGCAGCGCGTGGAAGGCTGCCTGTTCGGCAACGGGGAGCGCACCGGGAACGTGGATCTCGTCACGTTGGTGCTGAACCTCTACACGCAGGGCGTCAACCCGATGATCGACCTGTCCGACATCGACGCCGTACGCCAGGTCGTGGAGGAGTGCATCCGTATCCCGGTCCACGTACGTCACCCGTACGCCGGGGACCTGGTGCACACGGCGTTCTCCGGCACTCACCAGGATGCCATCTCCAAGGGACTCGTCCGCCACGCCCAAGAAGCCGAAGACCTGGACGTCCCTGCGTCGGAGGCGCCGTGGAAGGTGCCGTACCTGCCGATCGACCCGGCGGACATCGGCCGTACCTACGAGGAAGTGATCCGCGTCAACTCCCAGTCCGGCAAGGGGGGAATCGCGCACCTCCTGCACGCCGGCCAAGGGCTCGATCTGCCCCAGGCCATGCGGCCGGACTTCTACCGCACGGTGCAGCAGGTCACCGACGACACCGGCCAGGAGCTGTCCGGCGAGGAACTGTGGAAGCTGTTCCACGCCGCATACCTCGCGCCCGTGCACGACGGGCCCTATGTGCTGGACGGCTGGACCACCCGGCAGGACGGAGTGGAGCACGAGTTCACCGCTACCGTCGTCTCCCCCGACGCCCGCACCCCGGTGCGGGGTATCGGCAACGGTCCACTTGCCGCGCTGACGAATGCCCTGGTGCAGGCCGGTGTCACGGTGGACATCCTCACCTACAGCGAGCATGCCACCGCCACGGGGCCGGACGCCCCCGCCGCCGCCTACGCGTACTGCCGTACCGCGGGCCAAGACGTATGGGGCGCAGGCTGGGACACCTCCATCCTGACTGCCTCCGTACAGGCCGTGATGGCGGCGGTCAACCGTGCTCACGGTGCGGCCCGTGACTGA
- a CDS encoding thioesterase II family protein — MSTSPLIRPYPYPTPPVARWKILFFPHSGGSPASYKEFAACLAGSAHTAAVHYPGRAERYREPSFTSVHTLADEIADRLPAWLGESPALFFGHSLGAAIAYEVVRRVPDQHRMLLVASGHPAPSRLELPPLAGPGGDPDGPLVSLVSALGGDTPEILEHPVLRQMFLPVIRADLTAHAGYRPAPGSVIRCPLIALEGDADPLTNRSDMHAWSKHTLSTFHHHTFPGGHFFINHHIPRITDIMRAAMRQEEAAA, encoded by the coding sequence ATGAGTACATCGCCGCTGATACGGCCCTATCCGTACCCCACACCGCCAGTTGCCCGGTGGAAGATCTTGTTCTTCCCCCACTCGGGCGGGTCCCCGGCTTCATACAAAGAGTTCGCGGCCTGCCTGGCCGGCAGCGCCCACACCGCGGCCGTGCACTACCCCGGCCGCGCCGAACGGTACCGGGAACCCTCGTTCACCAGCGTCCATACACTCGCTGACGAGATCGCGGACAGGCTCCCCGCGTGGCTCGGCGAAAGCCCAGCACTCTTCTTCGGGCACAGCCTCGGTGCCGCGATCGCCTACGAGGTCGTCCGCCGTGTCCCCGACCAGCACCGGATGCTGCTCGTCGCCTCCGGGCACCCCGCGCCGTCCCGGCTCGAGCTGCCACCACTTGCCGGCCCCGGCGGCGACCCTGACGGTCCTCTCGTCAGCCTGGTCTCCGCCCTCGGTGGGGACACGCCCGAGATCCTGGAGCACCCGGTGCTGAGACAGATGTTCCTGCCCGTCATCCGCGCGGACCTCACCGCCCACGCCGGCTACCGCCCCGCCCCCGGCTCCGTCATCCGCTGCCCCCTCATCGCCTTGGAAGGCGACGCGGACCCCCTCACCAACCGCTCCGACATGCACGCCTGGTCCAAGCACACCCTCTCGACATTCCATCACCACACCTTCCCTGGCGGTCACTTCTTCATCAATCACCACATCCCGCGCATCACAGACATCATGCGCGCCGCCATGCGACAGGAAGAAGCCGCGGCATAA
- a CDS encoding ABC transporter ATP-binding protein — MTDTGVLRADAVDVVRDGTPILAGVSVTVGAGQHWALLGPNGAGKSTLLSLLGARQHPTRGTVHVLGHQLGRVDMRELHQHVGHVNPRHPLRTPLTVRQVVVTGVTGSVEPPPRWAPTSQQEHEADQLIKLLGLAHRAAARWTTLSQGERGRALIARALLPQPRVLLLDEPATGLDLAGREQLIEHLEGLPAAYPGLATVLVTHHLEELPSTVTHAALLRDGRCLAAGPVDGVLTSDRVSMCFDHPVQLSRSRGRWTVRTHRTRVAP; from the coding sequence GTGACTGACACCGGCGTTCTGCGCGCGGACGCAGTGGACGTCGTCCGCGACGGCACCCCGATCCTTGCCGGAGTGTCAGTAACCGTGGGGGCTGGGCAGCACTGGGCGCTGCTCGGCCCGAACGGGGCCGGGAAGTCCACACTGCTGAGCCTGCTCGGGGCACGACAGCACCCCACCCGTGGAACCGTGCACGTGCTCGGCCATCAGCTCGGACGCGTGGACATGCGAGAGCTGCACCAGCATGTGGGGCACGTGAACCCCCGACACCCTTTGCGTACGCCGCTTACGGTGCGGCAGGTCGTCGTCACGGGCGTGACGGGCAGCGTTGAGCCGCCGCCCCGCTGGGCCCCGACCTCGCAGCAGGAGCACGAAGCCGATCAGCTCATCAAGCTCCTTGGACTGGCACACCGTGCCGCCGCCCGCTGGACCACCCTTTCCCAGGGGGAACGCGGTCGGGCGCTGATAGCGCGGGCGCTGCTGCCGCAACCGCGTGTACTGCTGCTCGACGAGCCCGCCACCGGCCTGGACCTGGCCGGCCGGGAACAGCTCATCGAACACTTGGAGGGGCTACCGGCCGCCTACCCCGGTCTGGCAACCGTGTTGGTGACGCACCATCTCGAAGAGCTGCCGTCCACCGTCACCCACGCGGCTCTCCTGCGGGACGGGCGCTGCCTCGCAGCCGGTCCGGTGGACGGAGTGCTGACCAGCGACAGGGTCAGCATGTGCTTCGACCACCCGGTCCAGCTGTCCCGCAGCAGAGGCCGCTGGACGGTGCGCACGCACCGCACCCGCGTCGCTCCGTAG